In Betta splendens chromosome 1, fBetSpl5.4, whole genome shotgun sequence, the genomic stretch ATGCATCATGTGCGCTAAACataaccctcaaggaaatattcgACAAACGAGAAGAACATATTGAATAtccatttaatatttacatatggATTTTTTGTGAATTAACTAGGTGTCAAGGTAAAAGGTAGATTGTAGTATGTATGATTGTTTCTGAAgcctaaaatataataataataataataataatatcattattattatttattttatattatttatattaatagtATACACATATTACACTATATTAATAGTATATACATacaattatatatattattataaatatgcaGTCACTTTAGCTTGGCCCTGTTTCACAAGCACAAACCCTGCTCATTTTATACTTATATTTCCCAATGTAACACAAGCACTTCTCACACTAACAAAATTATCACAAATTGTTCTCTTTTGAGCTTTTTATTATGTACCCATTGATGCACAGCAAGGACAAGGAGGCTGGTTGAAGCAGATGATATACTGCAGTACACCACCAGATGTCcctattctgtgtgttttcaaagCCCCGCAACTTTGGTTAATTTTTCCAGCACAATCAGGTAAACCCTGTGGAAGCGTCATGAGGCTTCAACTGCCATCTCTagtcaaaggtgttaaaacatcacaagaaatgtttttctgaaaatgcttctcaagatgtgccttgcccacaggagggaccactgcaggctggtgactgggtgttcatcagaTTCATAAAACGCAAGAACTAGACCTCACCCCGCTGGGAGGCCCGTACAGAGTGACACTGACAATGTCTATagcctgcaaagtcgaaggcctctctaggtggatacacaacacacactgcaaaagacaacaggtacaggcaaccaaGAAGTATggtccgtgagaaaaaacccaactgagggaggggaaaagtctgcctacaaggAGGGttagcagcatttagagcactggttgTCTtaacggcagtgaagaaaccagcaggaccctctctcacttagggggacattctcataaggagatactatgaggggacactgtccagccacgggacTAACTGTACTAACTTATACTGTTGATAGATGCTACTCCCTGACCTCATCAAGGATGAGGAGATCcctcctgaccagtatcacactacTGATCATTTATGTAGTGATACTGGTGGTATCATTACATGAAGTTTCTTGCCAAACAGAGCACTCATAACCTCACTGAAAGTGGTTGTTATGGAAAAATGCCAAAGTCTGTCGCGAACCCTGATGTACAAATTCAGCCTGTAGACCCACAAGGAGAGCGATTATATCCACACACTGTATACTGGTGTCACATGATGCTTTCTATGCCGCTTTCCGAGGTCAAACGAAAGGACTAGTTCCATGTCCTCCACCATACCAGGGTCGTAATTATGCATGGTTTTTGAGTCCCAACTTCTCCACAGACTTCTTATTtgatcatgttcctttttctcCTCAGTTCAACGGACACTTTTTCCAGAGCAATAGCTTTTCCCTTTTAAAGAATAAGGATTTAGCCATCTCAGTAGGGGAAGTTCCCCTGAAACACTGCCCTACTGTAAAGATGCCTTGCACTCGCAGTACCACCCATTTCAACACTTCTTAAGCAACAAAAGTActtcagtgtgtctcttattatgatggtcctgatttcatggggaccctcccacagtctgTTTTCAATTATGTTTGTGGGCACATGATccatgtgcatcttccacccaattgggtaggttgctgtgttcctgtttatgtttcagatggctcctacgtgataacacctCAGCAGATGACTTCGAGGGACAgctacggaagcgagagatcgacctgaaggaGGTGATCGAATCGGTGGATCAGATGTTCCtatggacaaaaagctctggactacatgccagaaagtggcactatccctgTTTCCACGTTTAGGGGTAGGAAaagaacaggcagagttcaACCGGGTAAGCAGATAGGCAAAGGTACCTAAAGCGGCAGGCAGGCGGGAGGTCAGAAGTAGATTGACTctgagttaagcgcgtgcaccacgactatacagtaaaaagccctgatcaatggagtgaagatatagtccggaaatggatataaTACTTTAATACTTTTTACTCATCTAaagagttacttcagtaattgtaTAAAATACCAATTTTTGTATGAGTTAAAAGTGTTATGTCTATCCATTTTTAAATTTCTTATTGTGGTTGATTGGGGTTTGTAAAGTAaggataattcaataatccaaaaCAGCTTATTGgggagcaattattacattaatctaattagatttgtaaaagttacccaaaactcatGCCAGGGTTCAATTCTGTAAAAGTAATGaagaactatgtcatgtaactctaaatcttctgtatttttagTTACTGGTTAAGGAGTTGTAAAAACTTCATCTTAtcaagaaaatagaaaaaaataacaaggaaatgttatacttcgACCgtcagattgaaaagacagatctagatattaaaattctcaaacaaaagcagttGAATTGTGTGAATTATTgcaagaatcataaaatcttacaaatgcctttgtatttgtaggaaatgaagaagacCAAATACAgattacaaatacaaatacaaattatgatttgcatttattccgttttttgttttttgtttttttggtggTGGTACCTGAATAATGTGAGAAGACATTATGGCATAcgacatctctgactgtccttcCTTCCCAGTAATCTTCAGGGTGAgtggagtcttcctcagggtcttgtatttgtaggatagggtgttgctcccctctaataattgcaatattgtggagaacaacacatgtcaaaataatgtcacaggcctctcaggtgttaccctgaggtgacaTAGGCACAGAAGACGTGCTTctaacaggcctatggtcatttccataGAAGAGTAGACCTGAGAATAGAGACTCTTAACGTTggcacaatgacagggaaaggcagagagctggcagacatgatggagagaaggaaggttAATGTACTGTGTTTGCAGGACACAAGGTGAATCGTATTAGAGGAGGATACAAATTGTTCTACAATGGCAGGGATCgacaaggtcatttgagagaggttagtgCAAAGTGGTGAtaggagagagtgtagccagTCAGCACCACACGGTGGTGTGTAAGATGATTCTGGTGGtcagaaggaaggaaagaaggacagaaaagaagagaacAAGTGGTGGAAGttgaagaattaaaaaaaacctgCCAGGAATTTGTACAGAAGTTgagacaggctctgggtggtcaggaagagcttTCAGATGACTGGGAAACAGGTATTCCAAGTGGAAATAAAGAACGAGAAATAAGGACTTAGAAGTTAGAAATAACGGGGTGTCATTAGGCAGATATGCCAGTAAAGGGCATGGGCGCCATGGaggaacatacagtagagaGGAACCATAGAGAGGCCAGGCCTGCAGAATAAAGTGTGCAGACAAACTGACACCAGCTAAAGCGTGTGCCTCTCTGTTAACTGACGACAGGTGGGTTGATATTCCTCCACAGACGTGTAAATGGGCTATGGGTAGAAATAAGAGCACCTTCATTCAAACGCagagttctggttcagatgcaccagaacctTCAACAGTCATGAAACCAATTCCATTGTATTCAGGGGACAATATGCTGTCAAGACTGGTTCGTGTACAATGTTTATTCACTAACTTACATAATAGTAAAATTATTCCAGAGAAACAGGACTGAGTGACATGAAGCCACATTGCCCTCCGTTGGTGGAAACTGCAAGTGTACTCCTCACAACATTTCACCACGTGAGCTATAGGTAGTGTGATTGTATTTTATTACAGGTACCTCAACACTACAATATGGTTGATTGGTAATATCCAAATTAAGCCATTTCTAGTTTCTTCTTATTTTTTCTTGTACAGTATGGTCACTTCAATTAAATTAGAACTACATCTgataaaaaatctaaaaattcTAAAAATAATACATTAGTCAATAAAGTATGTCTTATCTTATTCAGAGGTTCAAGGTttttaacatactgtaacaaaggAGCCAGTTATAGTGTGGGGTGTAGTCTGATTGTTTGCAGTTTGTGAGTGAGCTTATGAGGCATGACTGTATTGAAGGCACAACTGTAGTCAGTGAAGAGCAACTTATCCTCCAGGTGGGAGAGGAAAATGTGAAGAACTGTGGCAATAGCATCCAAAGTAGACTTCATAATGATTGGAGTGAGTGCTACCGGCCTGTAGTCATTTAAGCAGGTTGAGGAGCTCTTCTTAGGGAGGACAATGGTTGTGGTTTTGAAACAGATGGGGGCGATGCTCTGACCAAGTGAGAGGTTAAAGATGGAGGTGGGTACATTGCCAGCTTTTAGCACAAGCTCTGAGGGCCCACTCTGGaatgtttctggtcctgctgcttTGCATGGGTTGATCTTTCTCAGTACTTTGCATACCTCAGCGGATGACACATTGGGGGTGGGGGCTGTGtgatccaggtgtgtgtgtgtgcattcctgTATTGTTACCATTGGTCTCAAAGTGGGCATAGACTGTGATGAGGTCATCCGGTACGCTGTCTGAGGAGCATCAGCAGTGGAGTAGAAACAGCTTCTCTTTGTACTGCTTCTTGGCTGCTGTAATGGCTCTTCTTGAGTGTAATTTGTTGCTTTGTGCTTTGTCTCATTGCCTGATGTGAATGCAACTGATCGGGCATGCAGAATGTGACGTACCTGACTGTCTTACTGTATCTTAAActcagagaggccagactgagatggtACATAACAAAGAGTACACATTCTTATACCACATACTCAACCCCCTGTGCTGTTCTTCCTATTTTCCAGAGAACCTCTGACTGGTTTAACATTCCTACTAACTGTCAGAGCAACCTCATCTGTCAGATCTTCATTTCTGACATACAAAGTATTTGTTATTAGTTACTAATCTCGTAGGAAGTTCTGTCTCTGAAGTCCTGGTTACTCCATTATTGTAACATAACAACACTAAATAAATTTTCCTCAAAAGCCCAATAGTACAAACCAAAATCTTACAGGTTTTATCTTCTGTCAACATGTTCATGTCTCAGTGAACAGGTTACAGACCACACACTTGAATTGCAGAAAAACTGGAAACCAAGCACAACAATAAACTTACGTTTTCTCAACCTGTTTACCAGTGACTTTGTGTTTGAagatgtacagtagataaaTCATTGTAGTAGCAGCTGAGTAGCTACAATGATGAAACACATCATTTTACCAACAAACtagcaaacaaaacattttaacctTCTTATTTTTGCCACTGTGCATTGCTTTTTTAATCTTTCTTGATTATGTTTACttattctttctttcatttttttggCACATAATTATGTCATCCATCAAGATGATTAGCTTTTTCATAATATAATTTCTGTGGATATCATCAACTTTCTTCTTCATAGATTATTAGACTTGATAATCTGTATATGTAACAAATAgaacagtgagctgccacatgttTTTGTAAAGTTTTTTGGATTAGCTTGTCGTGCCATGTTTAGCTTGGCAGGCTTAACAGGTTCCTTCAGCTTGTTAagcctgaaggagctgctcagagctcccacagtctgatgcCGTGGATGAGAGCAattgtccatgatggatgttcaCTTGCCCAACATCCTCCTCTGACCCACcgcctccacagagtccagtggacagcccaggacagagctggcagATGTAGGTCTTTTGATGATTGCATCTGACTCATTTTCCACCCTGTGTATCACCTGTGGCTGGTCCAGACTTCCCTAGGTCTGGCGCCGGTAACACATGGACAGAAGAATTAGAGAAAGCTTGTTCTGCAGTGTGTCTAATATATGCAACGTTAAAATAAAGCAGCACTTCAATACACGTCACGCTACATTTGCATCGAAATATCCCAGAAAAAGGCATGGCAAGAGTTACTGTGTCTCAGAAATACTGTTTGAGTCAATATTGTTAATGTTTAGATGTCTGTAGAGTCTTGTTGTGGTGAGAGAGAAGGGCCGATAATTCCTTCCAAATTTATTTTACagaaaggtttgtttattgACGGAGCTTCCTTTGCAATACAATGATCCTTGCAGCACGTGCACTATGATCTGCCAGCGGACAGAATAAAAATGAAGAGTCCACAGAAGGCGCTCTTTTCTAACATTATCATACATTgtaactgaaataaacagaaaagtaCCATTTAAGTTTGTTCACTTGAAAAGTTCAGTTATACTTAAGAAAGGCGTTACACTAtaattgtattttctttttcactaTGTATGGAATTAATTATGAAACAGGTTCTTAGATATCAATCCTGAGGAGGAACACAAGGTTAACGAAATAAGAGGACATCTCTCTCACTTCTACTGGAAACTGGACTCGAACTCCAGGTTTGGAAGTAAAGTTTACTGCTCCAACTTGAAGGAAAGGTATCTGTCtttccacagagctgctggttctATTAtggttatattttatataatattaattgCTTACAGCTTATTGTCATCTTTCTTTAAGCCTGACAAGTCTTGGCTTTGAAGTAAAGCCGTTTAGAGATGAAGTTAATGATAAAATCCATCGAAGATAAGTGCAGCACATCTATGATCAGCTGTAGCAATCTATTAACACTTTAGATGCAGCCCAGCAGAAAACTTTTTCAAATGCAAGTTTACCGCACCCACGCAGTCAAAGCGGTGCCTATGTTAATGTTAAAGTATAAAGTCTCTCCTTGCTTTTACAGTAGTTTGGGTTTGTCTTAAAGAGAGTGGcgtaaatgtattaaaacaacattttgcaGCGAACGTTTTACAGGAGACAGAATGAAAAATATGTTTTGGGTTTCTAGATGAAAACACGGCTCTACTTATGCAATAACATGACAATGCCACGCACAAACAAAACCGACAATGCCGCATTTACAACAGGGCACACCAGAGTGAACTGAGTAATATGGAGCCGCTCGATCACAGAGTTCTGTATTGGCAGCCTTCGAAAGTGAAAGGTACAGTATCATGCTACAAGACTGGTATGCAAGAGAATCAACTTTGATTCAGCGAGTTTCAGTAAAAGTTCGCTGTTTGGTTATTGAAATCTGACAAGAATGGAGCTGATTGATTTTTATGAAGAACTCAAGGCTCCTTTCTGCATGGTTGTCGGCCCAAGCAGGTCTGGTAAAACCTATTTAGTGAAACGTTTTTTGGAAAATTGTAAATATATGACCAACATTATGCCTGAAAAAGTTGTATAGATTAGCAACTTGCAGAAGATGAAGAGATCTACCTGGTTCCTTTGACGATGAAGAGATTTTTCCTAGGGATTGAAATCATCATCTAATCATTCTGGATGATGTAATGTTTTCATGCGCTGGAAAATCCTGAGGTTGTTAAAATGTTTACACAATATGGATGTGACCGGTGTTATATCGACACCGTTGCAATTTTTCTGTCATGTTTCTGACCCAGAATATTTTTCATTAAGGCAAATACGGTCGAACTTTGAACCTGAATTCAGCGCATCTTGTTCTCTTTAAAACTCCGCGTGATAAACTTCAAACATCCGTGTTGGCCCAGCAGATTGTTCCCAGACACAAAGATTATTTTATGGAGAGTTATGACGATGCAACAAAGACGCCTCGTCGCTACTTATTGGTGGATTCGGCGCCTCAATGCCCAGAGCGTTTCAGTAATAATAATGTCCCACTGTTTAAAGAGAAATCTGCCTCTCCTAAAAGTGTTAGTGTCCAGCGGACCACGCCAGCGACAGGCTATTTTGTCTGTGTGCCCGACGGATCTTGTAAAGACCATATGCCAACTAGCATTTAAGCTTTTCGCTCTTTCAGCGGACCAATATAACAAGTtaaagaggcagagacagaggaagcctTAGGACCCTAAAAAACTAAAGACGACTTTAAACCAAAAAAGAATACTCATACTGTAAAGCGTGGTGGGTTTCTTTTGCCACTAATCACCACAGCTCTTCCTACAAGTTGTGGCCGGTTTGATTAGTAAGAAATAATGAGTGACTCGGCTATCAGGAAAATGTTTCTATTGTCCCAAGACAAGCCAAATGGGTGCCAGCCACAGGGGCCGATACTGTATATGCCGATGGACTCCGGTGGAGTCGAGCCATACCAGCTGTGTGGGATGCAATTATTCATATGTCAGCAAGATATATCAGGTTCCCATATACGTAATGGATGATCAGGCCAACATGTCAAGAGGAAACAAATTCATTTGATCAATGTAAAAATGATCCTTAAAAAGTAGGAGAAATGAGATCTTAGGTGACCTTGTAGTCAACAAATGAAGTAGCAAGACTTCTACAGGTTGTAGAAAAATACTAATGACATTTCAACCAGTCACTTTCCGGTCGCAGGTCTTGTTGGAGCCTCTCCCAGTTCTTAAGACATGGAGAAAACCCATGCACACATGAGAACATGCaaattactgtacacacatacagtcacaCCGGAAGCACGTCCATGCACATCGTCATTACTGATACATCTGAACGTTTGCGTGAGTAACACTTGTTGTAGAACAACACTGATGACATTTCATGTCCTAGTTCTTAAGAAATGGCGAAAACACATGAGAACATGCaaattactgtacacacatacagtcacaCCGAAAGCTTTGGCGTTGACTCCAGGCTATGAGTCGACACTGCTGATCCCTCCACGTAAACAGTGTTTAGCTTCATCCTGGTGTCTCAACTCTCCATCTGCTGGTGTGACCTCTGCTCCTCAGAGAGCACGTCTAGAGTTTGAACTCCATAGCGAGTTTGCCGCCTTGGCCGTGGCTCCAGGTTGAGCAGAGATTGAGTCGGTCTTAGTGACATCGGTCGTGTTTGTGGGTGAACAGTGTCACGGTTTGTAACAATGAgactgtgttactgtatgtggaacaATGTTGGTGTTGGAGTCAACCAGTAAGTTAGTCAAAACTTTTTTTCCACATGCTGTAAAAAATACCAGTGAAACACCACCCACCAGCTTTCCCGTCACAGGCCTGCTGGAGGCCAacgcagctgtcaatcaggagAACAAACCCGAGCAGACACTCAAATTCTATGTTATTAAAACTGTAGTAAACAACCTGTTTCATCCACTTCCAGCTAGTTTTCAAGTGCAAACACTGCTTGTTGAAGGGATAAATGCCAATGCCTCACATTTCCACATTGGGCTACAGTAGTTCAGATGTGAAGTCGTGTTCATGAGACAATACTATAAACTTCAAGAGCCAGTTCTTGTCAGCTAGCTCTGAATGGTCGACATATTTTATTTCAAGATTTACTGGTGATCTGGAATTCAatgcaaaacataaaatgtgTCTATGTGTTCTCAAAGACATGCTACAAATCCTCCACCATCAGCACACGCCCAAACAACTTTATCAATCTGTAGACTTTTTTCTTTAGCAAAGTCAATGAAATACTTGAATAATTCCTCCCCCCTTGTTAACCcttttattggaaaaacagcaagTCTTCTCCACATGTGTCACCGGCAGCATACTGCGCAATCACACTGAACTGGGATAATGTTTTACATCTGACTCATACATACAACacatgtacacatacagtatactacTGCACTGCAAAGGAAGCGCCATCAATGAACAAACATTTCTTTAAAACTAATTTGGAAGTAATTGTCGGTCCTTTTTCTCTCTGCGTTGTTAaaactttctttttgtttctgagTTGGACAGTCTTACAGACTCAACTGCACAGTTTTGGACACTTTCACCTGGACACTTTAAGTACtttagtacagtatatgtgtgagTTGTTAGATTCAACagatacaaaaaataaaacaggaagtggcaataTAAGTGTCCAGTCTGTGAGAATATTTTGTAACAAGAGATGACGTGGCCATTTAGTGTAGATGAATAAAACGTTAATTGTATCATACAGGAAAACAACCCAAAGGCCAAAAACAAATGGAAGACCAAAAATGTGTCACAAGGACAAAGTGAAATccccagtttttttttatctttaattaTATCTTTATTGAACACACCCATTAAACAAAGCTAGAGTCCAGTCAAGGGAATGAGAATGAAGGTCTGACATATAAAAACACCCAAACAGTGCCAGTGGCCATAAACGCAAAACCACATGAATCTAGGTAATAACTATTTCGTTCTTTTAGCAAAAACCTATTCAAAGTTAGAAAAATAAACCTTTAAACTGCACATTGatatattttatgtatgtagACGTTAAATTCACACAAATCACTTTCTATCTGGTAAAAATCCCAGTGATATGCTTAGCTACTACATGATCACACATGACTTTATGATGTTTGTGTCAGTTTGTTGTTTCATCATCAGTAATAGTGTGAAGGATCGCGGTTGACAATTTAGAATAAGATCTCATAAATATGGCTGGTGACTCAATACAAATAGTTGAACTGATCATTATTAAGTAAAAGAATAGTAGATCCGCAGAAATCATATAAATCTTTTATAACACACCAAATTTTCTAAGGAACCATCAAATCAATCCTCCCATTTAGTGGTTGAGGAAACTGTTACTATTTTGTTTGGAAGTACAGTTTCTTGGTGAGCATCGAAGCAAAGCAGGGTATTTGCTTCGTTTTAATGCCTTGGTTTGTTATTGTCCTGTCCTCCCTTTTAGCCACCTCTCTGTTGACAAGGGTCAGTAATCGTGTGAATTCAAGTGAATTCCCGTACTTCTCAAGTATGGTACACAGATCCTGGATGTACCATGAGCCTTTTTCAATGTGCCGATGGGAAAAGCTGCCTAAAATGATAAAAGAGAGGAGAGTACAGCTACTGAGCAATCAGATAAAGGACATTTAAAAGAAATGATCAATTCTAGAACGTATACAATCAacaagagtttaaaaaaaactaatagtTCTCCATGAGTTCCTCCTACAGGTTTTACCTTTAGCCACAGCATAACACATTAtgaaatcagctgcagcagggatGGTTTTTACAGATGCAGGACCTGCCAAAGTTTTCCTTTTCATCATGGCATCATGAGCTTCCTCCTCATTTTCACAACAAACCTGGAGACATAAACCATTAACACTGTTTAAATCGTATAGGTTGATGAGGTTGTATACACAgtaatacagtaaaataaagtaaTGTTTTGATCGATGTAAATGgatatttcttcattttttacATGTACCTGCCAGATAAAGATTTTGGATTTTCTCACAAGAGTTTTGCACTCAGTTCCTTTGAACTTGTCTGTGATGGTTTTCATGGGGAGTTTTCCATCATAGGCATAAACATTATCCTCTGTATTACATGCATCACCTTCACCCTTTTTattatcttcatcatcatcttcttcaccATCCTCATGATTGTCTTCACTTTTTACAACTTTATCCCGAGTACCATAACTCATATAGACAACTAATAAACAGTCTGCATTCGAATGATCTTCCTTTGTAGCTGGTGGGACAACAAACATTTGTTAGTCTCATGCTTAGTTAACTCCAAAGTTAAACCTCATCCAATCTCCCAGTTACTCTCAATAATACACAATAGCGTTTAACATCAACACAGTATCATCACAAATGATACTGATTGATACCGTAGCTTAACATTTCTCGCAGTTTGAAATTTTAATATATGAATTTTGACTATGCTGCACTTACCTTTATCAAGTTCAGAATtaacttca encodes the following:
- the LOC114864385 gene encoding caspase-6-like, encoding MKNRRRGLALIFNYEQFDPDLQMNPRFGSNTDCTNLERSLKGLGFDVRVFKDYKKSEVNSELDKATKEDHSNADCLLVVYMSYGTRDKDNVYAYDGKLPMKTITDKFKGTECKTLVRKSKIFIWQVCCENEEEAHDAMMKRKTLAGPASVKTIPAAADFIMCYAVAKGSFSHRHIEKGSWYIQDLCTILEKYGNSLEFTRLLTLVNREVAKREDRTITNQGIKTKQIPCFASMLTKKLYFQTK